GGATGCGCCACTTCAGGTACGGCCCGTTCGAGTGGGTCTGGCGATGCGTCACCTGGTGGCAGCTCGTCCCGATGCGCAGGTCGAGCACCCCCGAGGAACAGGCGCCGCCGGCGCCACGTTGACCCACACGTGCGCACACGACTCTCGGTACTCGACCTGCTCCCGCTCAGCACCACCGACACCACACGGTCCGCCGTGCAGGCCGGTGAGGCGGTGGCCGTGGCCGCCGACCGGCTCGGGTACGAGCGGTTGTGGATCGCGGAGCACCACAACATGCCGGCGGTCGCGGCCACGTCGCCGCCGGTGATGGTCGCCCACCTCGCCGCCCGCACCGACCGCATCCGGGTCGGGTCGGGCGGCGTCATGCTGCCGAACCACCCGCCGCTCGTGGTCGCCGAGCAGTTCGCCCTGCTCGAGGCCGTCCATCCCGGACGCATCGACCTGGGCATCGGCCGCGCACCGGGCACCGACCAGCGCACGGCCGCGGCGCTGCGCGGCGACGACCCGCAGGCCGTCGAGGCGTTCCCCCGGCACGTCGAGGAGATCCTCGGCCTGTTGGAGGGCGTCCTCGAGTCGCACGACGGCACGTTCCAGCTCCGCGCCACCCCCGCGCCGACGTCGGCACCGCCGGTGTGGTGGCTCGGCTCGAGTGGTTACAGCGCTCAGCTCGCGGGCCTCCTCGGCCTGCCGTTCGCGTTCGCGCACCACTTCAGCGCACGCAACACCGACGCGGCGTCGGCGCTCTACCACGACAGGTTCCGTCCGTCCGCCTACCTCGACGAGCCGGAGCTGATGATCTGCACGTCCGCCGTGGTCGCCGACACCGCGGACGAGGCGGAGCGGCTCGCCGTGCCCCACCTGCTGCGGATGGCGCAGATGCGCCTCGGCGGCCGGCTCGCGCCTGCACTCACCGTCGAGGAGGTCGACGAGCACGCGTGGACCGACGCCGAGCGCGAGCTCGTCACGGCCCTGCGCGCCGACACGATCGTCGACACCGGCGACGGCGCGGTGAAGGCGGTCGACGCCCTGGCCGAACGGACCGGCGCCCGCGAGGTCATGGTGCTCCCGATCGCGAGCGGCCTCCCGCACCGCCTCCGCACCCTGGAGCTCCTCGCCGGCGCCGCGGGCCTCTAGACCTACGGCGACGTCCAGGCGTAGCGGCGCTCGGGGCGGCCGGTGGTGCCGTAGCGGAGGCGGACGTCCGCGCGTCCCGACACGACGAAGTGCTCGAGGTAGCGCCGCGCGCTCACCCGGCTGAGCCCGACGGCCGTCGCGCACTCCGCGGCCGACATCGTGCCCGCGGCGCCGCGCAGCGCGTGCTCGACGAGCCGCGCGGTCTCGTGGCTCATGCCCTTGGGCATCGCGTTCCTGACCGGGGCGTGCGTGCCGAAGACACGGTCGACGGCCTCCTGGTCGGGTGCCGGCGTCTCGTCGAGCGCCCGCGCCGTCGCGCGGTATCTGACGAGCCGCTCCCGCAGGTCGTCGTACTCGAACGGCTTGAGCAGGTAGTCGACGACGCCGCCGCGCAACGCCCGACGCACGGCGTCGGCCTCGCGGGCGGCGGTGACGACGAGGACGTCGACGTCGGGGACGTCGTCCCTGAGCACGCCGACCACGTCGAGCCCGCTCATGTCCGGCAGGTAGACGTCGAGCAGGACGAGGTCGGGACGGAGCTCGCGCGCGCCGCGGACGGCGGCCTCGCCGGTGTGCGCCGTGCCGACGACGGTGAACCCATCGGTCGCCTCGACGAACCGGCTGTGGATGCGCGCGACCATGAAGTCGTCGTCGACGACGAGCACGCCGATCACGGCGGGCCGCCTGACCGCATCGGGAGGCGGGCGGTGAAGACGGCGCCGCCGTCGTTGTGCACGGTCACCTCACCACCGCGCCCGGCGCAGACGATCTGCGTGAGGGCAAGGCCGAGGCCACGACGGTGACCGCCGGCGGCCGCCTTCGTGGTGAACCCGTGCCGGAAGACGTCCGCC
Above is a genomic segment from Streptosporangiales bacterium containing:
- a CDS encoding MsnO8 family LLM class oxidoreductase, which produces MRTRLSVLDLLPLSTTDTTRSAVQAGEAVAVAADRLGYERLWIAEHHNMPAVAATSPPVMVAHLAARTDRIRVGSGGVMLPNHPPLVVAEQFALLEAVHPGRIDLGIGRAPGTDQRTAAALRGDDPQAVEAFPRHVEEILGLLEGVLESHDGTFQLRATPAPTSAPPVWWLGSSGYSAQLAGLLGLPFAFAHHFSARNTDAASALYHDRFRPSAYLDEPELMICTSAVVADTADEAERLAVPHLLRMAQMRLGGRLAPALTVEEVDEHAWTDAERELVTALRADTIVDTGDGAVKAVDALAERTGAREVMVLPIASGLPHRLRTLELLAGAAGL
- a CDS encoding response regulator translates to MIGVLVVDDDFMVARIHSRFVEATDGFTVVGTAHTGEAAVRGARELRPDLVLLDVYLPDMSGLDVVGVLRDDVPDVDVLVVTAAREADAVRRALRGGVVDYLLKPFEYDDLRERLVRYRATARALDETPAPDQEAVDRVFGTHAPVRNAMPKGMSHETARLVEHALRGAAGTMSAAECATAVGLSRVSARRYLEHFVVSGRADVRLRYGTTGRPERRYAWTSP